The region CTGCTCCAGCAGCGGGATCGCGCCGGGCAGGGTATTCAGGCGGCTTTTGTGCGGCATCGCGCTGCCGAAATCCGGGATCGCGCGAATCAACGCCTGCGTATAAGGGTGATGAGGCGTTGCGATCAACTCTTCGCTCGGCGCGGTTTCCACGGTCTGGCCGCAATACATCACATTGATGCGATCCGCCCATTTGCTCAGCATCTGCAAATCATGGCTGATCAGCATAATGGTGGTGTTGTTGTTCTGATTGAGCCTGTCGAGCAGGCGAAAGATTTGCGCCTGGGTGGTCGGTTCCATCGCGTTCGTCGGCTCATCGGCAATCAGCAATCGCGGCTGGTTAGCCAGCGCGATAGCAATCATCACTTTCTGGCATTCACCTTCGGTCAGCTCATAAGGAAAACTGCGCATCGCATCTTTATGATCTTTAATGCCAACACGGTGCAGCAGCTCAATGGCGCGGCGTTTCCGCCAGCCAAAACGTTGCCACAAGCTGCCTTTCCACGTCCAGCCGGGAATATTCTGCATCAGCTGTTTGCCAACGCGCTCGGAGGGATCGAGACAGGATTGCGGTTCCTGAAAAATCATCGATACGTTGTGGCCCAGCAGCTTGCGGCGCTCACGTGAGGAGAGGCGCAGCAGATCAACATCATCAAAGCGCATACGGTCTGCGGTGACGCGCCAGTTGTCTTTGGTAACGCCGCAAATCGCTTTAGCAATCAGGCTTTTACCGGAGCCGGACTCGCCAACCAGCCCGCGAATTTCACCTTCTGCCAGCGTCAGGCTGACGCGATCGACGGCTTTTACCCAGTCTTCACCGGTTTTCACTTCGATGGTGAGATTACGAATATCAAGAAGCGGCATTATTCCACCCCCGCTGTGATCGCGCGGCGGATACCGTCGCCAAGAATATTAACCAGCAACACGCTCACCATAATTGCCGCGCCCGGCAGCATTACTGTCCACGGTGCAACATATATCAGCTCCAGCGCGTCACCAAGCATGGCACCCCATTCCGGAGAGGGCAGTTGCGCGCCGAGATCGAGAAAACCGAGTGCCGCAATATCGAGGATCGCCATCGACAGCGCGCGGGTAATTTCTGTCACCATGCCTGCGGTAATGTTCGGCAACACGGCAAACCAGAGAATATTCATGGTTGACGCACCATCAAGCCGCGCGGCAACCACATACTCTTTTTCCAGTTCGTCATGCACCAGGCTGTAAACGGAACGCACCATGCGCGGCAGCAGCGCCAGCCAGACGGCGAACATTGCGTGCGAGAGATGCGGGCCGGCGAACGCCACCACAATAATCGCCAGCAGCAGTGTCGGTAGCGACAGCAGCGTGTCGAGAATATGGTTCAGCACCGCCGAGCGCAGGCCGTGAGTGCAACCGGCGAAAACGCCAAGCGCCAGCCCGCAAAGCGTTGCCGCCAGCGTAACGACAAAGGCACCGCCCACCGTTGGCGCTGCACCGCTCAACAACCGGCTTAATACATCGCGCCCTAAATCATCTGTGCCGAGGAAAAACGAAACATCGCCGTAGCGCGACCAGGAGGGCGGCAGCAACTGATAACCGAGAAATTGCTGGTCAATGCCGTAAGGGGCAAACCAGTGACCGAAAATACACAGCAGCACTAACGCGCCACAGCCATACAGGCCGATCATCGCGGTGGTATCGCCGTAAAATTTGCGCCACGCGGTTCGCAGCGCGCCAGGCGGGCGTTTTTCGCTGTAGACGCTATCGTAAGGCATACCATTCCTTATGTTTCAACGGATTAGCCAGCGCGCCGAGAATATCGGACAGCACGTTCACAATAATAACCAGTGAGCCTACCACCATCACACCTGCGGAAATCGCCGCATAATCCTGCTGGCGAATCGCATTGATCAACCAGCGCCCCAGCCCAGGCCAGCTAAAGACCATTTCGGTGATCATCGCCAGCGTCAGCATGGTCGAAAATTGCAGGCCGAGGCGCGGTATCACCGGTGGCAGGGCGTTATGCAAAACATGGCGGCGCAGGATCGTCAGCCGCGAAAGGCCGCGCGTCGCCGCCGCTTTGATGTAGTTTTTATCGAACACGTCAATGGTGCTGATGCGCATCAGACGAATAACTTCGGTGGTCGGTGCCACCGCCAGCGTTAACACCGGCAACACGACATGACGTAAGGCGCTGATAATCATCTCTTCGCGCCACGGCGAATCGGAGAGCCAGGCATCAATCAGCGAAAAACCGGTCACCGTTTTGACTTCGTATAACAGATCAAAACGACCCGACACCGGCAGCCAGCCTAAATTCAGCGAGAAAAACAGGGTTAAGAGCAGTGCCAGCCAGAACACCGGGATTGAAAAGCCCAGCAGCGCAAAGGCGCTGATCATTTTATCCTGCCACTTGCCGCGCATCACACCAGCCAGCATGCCGACCGGGATACCCACTAACAAGGCGGAGCCAAACGCCAGCAGGCACAGCTCCATAGTGGCCGGAAACACCTCTTTAAGCTGTTCTGAAATTAATTGGCCATTGATGCTGGAAACACCAAAATCCCAGTGCAGCAAACCGTTAAACCAGAACACCCAAGCATTCCACAGGGACGCGCCCTGAAGCGGAGCGTGGGGCGTAAAATAGCTCAGGCTAAAGCCGACAAAGGTCAGTAAAAAAAGCGTGACCAGCAGTAATAACAGGCGGCGCAGGGTAAAGATAATCATTGTGGCGATACCTCTTGTTTTTCCCGCGAAACACCGGCAAAGGAGGCGCTACCAAAAGGACTCAGCACCAGGCCTTTAATGTCATAGCGATACGCCTGCAAACGCAGGGAAGATGCCAGCGGCAACACCGGCAATTCGCGCGCCAGTATCTGCTGCGCCTCGTCATAATCATCAATGCGAGCCGCAAGTTGCTGTGAAGCCAGCGCTTTTTGTAACACCTCGTCGAACTCACGGTTGCACCAGTGCGCAAAATTGGTCTGTGAGTTGATTGCCGCGCAACTGAGCATCGGGCGAAAGAAACTGTCCGGATCGTTACTGTCCGTTGCCCAGCCGGCAAGGGTTAAATCGTGATTCATATCCATCAGCCGCGCTTCCTGGAAACGGCCTTCCACCGGAACAATCACCACTTTAACACCGACCTGTGCCATATCTGCCTGAATCAGCTCGGCGGTTTTCAACGGGCTTGGGTTCCACGCCTGTGAACTGGTCGGCACCCACAATTGCAGCGTCAAATTTTCCAGCCCCAGCGCTTTCAGACGTTCGCGGGCCTGCGCCGGATCGTACTCGGTGATCTTCGCTTCGTTATCATAGGCCCAGGAGGCGCGCGGCAATATTGAAGCGGCGGTTTCAGCGGTTCCGTAATAGATCGACTGCATCAGACGCTGATTATTAATAGCCAGCGCCAGCGCATGGCGCACTTCCGGGTTATTCAGCGGCGGTTTGTTGGTGTTAAACGCCAGGTAGGCGATGTTCATGCCCGGGCGCAACGTGAGCCGCAAACGCGGGTCATCACGCAAAATCGTCAACTGGCTGGCGGCAGGCCAGGCCAGCACATCGCACTCGCCGGTTAACAGCTTCGACAAGCGCCCGGTGCCGCCGGATCCGAGATCGACCACCACTTGTTGCATTAATGGGGTACCGCGCCAGAACTTTTCGTGACGTTGTAACCGAATATATTGCCCGGCACGATATTCATCCAGTTGATAAGGCCCGGTGCCGACCGGCTGTCGGTCAAGCAACTCCTGGCGATCGCTTTTCTCTAACTGGGCGGCGTATTCCGCCGACATCACCGAAGCATAGTGTGTCGCCAGATGCCATAAAAAGGAGGCATCCGGTTTTTTCAGGCGAAATTCAACCGTGCGGTTATCGAGCTTGCGCACGCTGTCGACAGAATCGGCAAACTGCAAGCTGTCGAAATAGGGGAAGTTACCGCCGTTGACGTTATGCCAGGGATGATTGCGCGAGAAAATGCGCTGGAAGGTGAAGACCACATCATCAGCGTTCAGGGTGCGGTGCGGCGTAAACCAGGCTGTTTTCTGGAAAGCCACGCCGTCGCGCAGGCGAAAGCGGTAGGTCGCGCCGTTATCGAGCACTTCCCAGCTTTCCGCCAGCTCCGGAACCAGCCGGTAGGTATAAGGATCGACATCCAGCAGGCGATCATAAAGCTGTGCCGCCAGCGTATCGACTATCAGACCGCTGCTGAC is a window of Enterobacter sp. R4-368 DNA encoding:
- the sapD gene encoding putrescine export ABC transporter ATP-binding protein SapD; translated protein: MPLLDIRNLTIEVKTGEDWVKAVDRVSLTLAEGEIRGLVGESGSGKSLIAKAICGVTKDNWRVTADRMRFDDVDLLRLSSRERRKLLGHNVSMIFQEPQSCLDPSERVGKQLMQNIPGWTWKGSLWQRFGWRKRRAIELLHRVGIKDHKDAMRSFPYELTEGECQKVMIAIALANQPRLLIADEPTNAMEPTTQAQIFRLLDRLNQNNNTTIMLISHDLQMLSKWADRINVMYCGQTVETAPSEELIATPHHPYTQALIRAIPDFGSAMPHKSRLNTLPGAIPLLEQLPIGCRLGPRCPYAQRKCVETPRLAGARNHLFACHFPLNMESE
- the sapC gene encoding putrescine export ABC transporter permease SapC; translation: MPYDSVYSEKRPPGALRTAWRKFYGDTTAMIGLYGCGALVLLCIFGHWFAPYGIDQQFLGYQLLPPSWSRYGDVSFFLGTDDLGRDVLSRLLSGAAPTVGGAFVVTLAATLCGLALGVFAGCTHGLRSAVLNHILDTLLSLPTLLLAIIVVAFAGPHLSHAMFAVWLALLPRMVRSVYSLVHDELEKEYVVAARLDGASTMNILWFAVLPNITAGMVTEITRALSMAILDIAALGFLDLGAQLPSPEWGAMLGDALELIYVAPWTVMLPGAAIMVSVLLVNILGDGIRRAITAGVE
- the sapB gene encoding putrescine export ABC transporter permease SapB; protein product: MIIFTLRRLLLLLVTLFLLTFVGFSLSYFTPHAPLQGASLWNAWVFWFNGLLHWDFGVSSINGQLISEQLKEVFPATMELCLLAFGSALLVGIPVGMLAGVMRGKWQDKMISAFALLGFSIPVFWLALLLTLFFSLNLGWLPVSGRFDLLYEVKTVTGFSLIDAWLSDSPWREEMIISALRHVVLPVLTLAVAPTTEVIRLMRISTIDVFDKNYIKAAATRGLSRLTILRRHVLHNALPPVIPRLGLQFSTMLTLAMITEMVFSWPGLGRWLINAIRQQDYAAISAGVMVVGSLVIIVNVLSDILGALANPLKHKEWYALR
- the sapA gene encoding ABC transporter substrate-binding protein SapA, with protein sequence MRLVFSSLLLTASLATGFAQAATPLSEQADIRDSGFVYCVNGQVDTFNPQKVSSGLIVDTLAAQLYDRLLDVDPYTYRLVPELAESWEVLDNGATYRFRLRDGVAFQKTAWFTPHRTLNADDVVFTFQRIFSRNHPWHNVNGGNFPYFDSLQFADSVDSVRKLDNRTVEFRLKKPDASFLWHLATHYASVMSAEYAAQLEKSDRQELLDRQPVGTGPYQLDEYRAGQYIRLQRHEKFWRGTPLMQQVVVDLGSGGTGRLSKLLTGECDVLAWPAASQLTILRDDPRLRLTLRPGMNIAYLAFNTNKPPLNNPEVRHALALAINNQRLMQSIYYGTAETAASILPRASWAYDNEAKITEYDPAQARERLKALGLENLTLQLWVPTSSQAWNPSPLKTAELIQADMAQVGVKVVIVPVEGRFQEARLMDMNHDLTLAGWATDSNDPDSFFRPMLSCAAINSQTNFAHWCNREFDEVLQKALASQQLAARIDDYDEAQQILARELPVLPLASSLRLQAYRYDIKGLVLSPFGSASFAGVSREKQEVSPQ